The Trichosurus vulpecula isolate mTriVul1 chromosome 3, mTriVul1.pri, whole genome shotgun sequence genome includes a window with the following:
- the LOC118842171 gene encoding beta-defensin 15-like, giving the protein MKLFLLAFAMISFLPQTTKGGWGEKKCFDNVGRCRSSCKSKESEHSTCPNKKKCCVPTDKLPKDAEKTGGDGAAASGAGAPPSAGALTPPPAGAAPAAAPAPAAAPAPAATPAAAEAPPAEAAPTEAAPAEAAPTEAPPEGE; this is encoded by the exons ATGAAGCTCTTTCTCCTGGCTTTTGCCATGATCTCATTTCTGCCACAGACAACCAAAG GTggctggggagaaaaaaaatgctttgacaATGTGGGACGCTGTCGGAGTTCGTGCAAGAGTAAGGAGAGCGAGCATTCTACGTGTCCCAATAAGAAAAAATGCTGTGTGCCCACGGATAAGCTCCCGAAGGATGCGGAAAAGACAGGGGGCGACGGCGCGGCTGCCTCAGGAGCAGGAGCACCTCCCAGTGCAGGAGCCTTGACCCCACCACCAGCAGGTGCAGCCCCCGCTGCGGCCCCAGCCCCGGCTGCCGCCCCAGCCCCCGCCGCAACACCGGCAGCCGCAGAAGCCCCTCCCGCAGAAGCCGCCCCAACAGAAGCCGCTCCCGCAGAAGCCGCCCCCACTGAGGCACCACCTGAGGGCGAATGA